One Telluria mixta DNA window includes the following coding sequences:
- a CDS encoding efflux RND transporter periplasmic adaptor subunit — protein sequence MTTNPSPHLVTGAAMDVRVPVRRGRLVLRAGALLAALSLAAFAAWQALPHGLQVAARDVRIARVAPGVFRDEIVVRASAEPLRAIVLDSVESGRVEEVIAHDGQHVAKGDLLFRLSNPQRNLELLARQTEYAQQISNLATLRVAQEASRSDHQRRLADLEFALEQARKQHARNAGLAARGFLSAAALEDAADKLAQQRRLLHDERASSAAEEQVRVRVLQQIEGVIAGLQAGLKLVNATVDALAVRAPAAGVLTDFRLLVGETVRPDQRLGRIDDPQRFKLVAQVDEFYLSRVAAGRPGQVVQDGDKYPLRVATIYPQVKDGRFTVEMVFTAAQPPVISPGQGLDARLTLGEPARALLLPPGAYAGDGGGAWVFVVAPDGRHAERRTVRLGRRNDTQVEVLSGLAAGEDVIVSGYTSFGKAGQLELTK from the coding sequence ATGACCACGAATCCTTCTCCCCACCTCGTCACCGGCGCCGCCATGGACGTGCGCGTACCCGTCCGGCGCGGCCGGCTCGTTCTGCGCGCCGGCGCGCTGCTGGCCGCCCTCTCCCTGGCCGCCTTCGCGGCGTGGCAGGCCTTGCCGCACGGCCTGCAGGTGGCGGCGCGCGACGTGCGCATCGCCCGCGTGGCGCCCGGCGTGTTCCGCGACGAGATCGTCGTGCGCGCCAGCGCCGAGCCGCTGCGCGCCATCGTGCTCGACTCGGTCGAATCCGGCCGCGTCGAGGAAGTGATCGCGCACGACGGCCAGCACGTGGCGAAGGGCGACTTGCTATTCCGCCTGTCGAACCCGCAGCGCAACCTGGAACTGCTGGCGCGCCAGACCGAATACGCGCAACAGATCTCGAACCTCGCGACCCTGCGCGTGGCCCAGGAAGCCAGCCGCAGCGACCACCAGCGCCGCCTGGCCGACCTGGAATTCGCGCTGGAGCAGGCGCGCAAGCAGCATGCGCGGAACGCCGGCCTGGCGGCACGCGGCTTCCTGTCGGCGGCCGCGCTGGAGGATGCCGCCGACAAGCTCGCGCAGCAGCGCCGCCTGCTGCACGACGAACGGGCCAGCAGCGCCGCCGAGGAACAGGTGCGCGTACGCGTGTTGCAGCAGATCGAAGGCGTGATCGCGGGCCTGCAGGCAGGCCTGAAGCTCGTGAACGCGACCGTCGACGCGCTCGCCGTGCGCGCCCCGGCCGCCGGCGTGCTGACCGATTTCCGGCTGCTCGTCGGCGAGACGGTGCGCCCCGACCAGCGCCTCGGCCGCATCGACGATCCGCAGCGCTTCAAGCTCGTCGCGCAGGTCGACGAGTTCTATCTCAGCCGCGTCGCGGCGGGACGTCCCGGCCAGGTTGTCCAGGACGGCGATAAATATCCGCTGCGCGTCGCCACGATCTACCCGCAGGTCAAGGACGGCCGCTTCACCGTCGAGATGGTCTTCACGGCTGCACAACCGCCCGTGATCAGCCCCGGCCAGGGCCTGGACGCGCGGCTGACGCTGGGCGAGCCGGCCCGGGCCCTGCTGCTGCCCCCGGGCGCCTATGCCGGCGACGGCGGCGGCGCCTGGGTGTTCGTGGTGGCGCCGGACGGCCGCCATGCCGAACGGCGCACGGTGCGCCTCGGGCGCCGCAACGACACGCAGGTGGAAGTCCTGTCCGGGCTGGCCGCCGGCGAGGACGTCATCGTGTCCGGCTACACGTCGTTCGGCAAGGCCGGGCAGCTGGAATTGACGAAGTAA
- a CDS encoding ABC transporter ATP-binding protein: MLRLSGVSKIHTAGEVRTTALDRIDLEIAAGEYVAITGPSGCGKSTLLSLLGLLDVPTSGEYWFEGRNVAGWSEAKLNALRRGKIGFIFQSFNLIEELTVFENVELALEYTGMPAAERRRRVRDMLERLGVAHRAGHRPSQLSGGQQQRVAIARALVAGPAMLLADEPTGNLDTAHGDEVMRLLRTINAEGTTVVMVTHSPAHAAQASRTLRLLDGRIVVDALLAA, translated from the coding sequence ATGCTCCGACTATCAGGCGTCAGCAAGATCCACACGGCGGGCGAAGTCCGCACCACCGCCCTCGACCGCATCGACCTCGAGATCGCGGCCGGCGAATACGTCGCCATCACGGGGCCGTCCGGCTGCGGCAAGTCCACGCTGCTGTCGCTCCTCGGCCTGCTCGACGTGCCGACGTCCGGCGAATACTGGTTCGAAGGCCGCAACGTGGCCGGCTGGAGCGAGGCGAAGCTGAACGCGCTGCGGCGCGGGAAGATCGGCTTCATTTTCCAGAGCTTCAACCTGATCGAGGAATTGACCGTGTTCGAGAACGTCGAACTCGCGCTCGAATACACGGGCATGCCCGCGGCCGAGCGCCGGCGGCGCGTGCGCGACATGCTCGAGCGCCTGGGCGTGGCGCACCGCGCCGGGCACCGGCCGTCGCAGCTCTCGGGCGGCCAGCAGCAGCGCGTGGCGATCGCGCGCGCCCTCGTGGCCGGGCCGGCCATGCTGCTGGCGGACGAACCGACCGGCAACCTCGACACGGCCCACGGCGACGAGGTCATGCGCCTGCTGCGCACCATCAACGCCGAGGGCACGACCGTCGTGATGGTCACGCACTCGCCGGCGCACGCGGCGCAGGCGTCGCGCACCCTGCGCCTGCTCGACGGCCGCATCGTCGTCGACGCGCTGCTGGCGGCATGA
- a CDS encoding ABC transporter permease, whose amino-acid sequence MNLRDFRIGWRLLVKEPAYSAVVVLGLAVGIAVCFLLLGFVRHSFSYDEHVPERERVVQLQERWNLALLGNDWGTTASLPARDAALASGQKVLATAFLDRGVNVRAGGRALAFGVALVDPDFEKIFAPRVLAGDLHAALTRPEALALTADTALKVFGRVDVVGRTLQGDGQTYVVAAVVANPPAATTLPYEALAGTGGVILPPDARRFAGVAWGFSPGRVYLKLLPGADAGAVLDALRRGLRASPLVQRDYAQQVAALGGRDLIDYRLQPIADVYLAPDLNDLFAPHGNRHGVIGLGAVAVLVLLLAATNYVNLATVRTLARQREIAVRKVLGASAPAVARQFLAESVLVCLLATVLGLLLAWLLLPVFADLVQRKLDGMFNVVSLAATLALGVLLGLAAGAYPTWSALRVRATAALAGRGSSETARGLWIRRTLTALQFGVAIGLTATTLAVAWQTRYASTLDPGFDTAPLLMFPAANDMRDPRTRALRDAIARLPGVAGVAVSHLPFSVGHNIVTLRRAGGTATDINLYAVSPEFFDVYGVKPVAGRLFALAFDKFGDEDRVVINAAAARQLGFPTPRDAVGQMVTNTAGDNRPKRIVGVAPDLRQRSARDGQQPSVFFLNDRVGGFTVRCSGNVDDVRRAIEALWPRYFPNEPVDVVRMPTLITDIFYADDLRLARLLAAASAIATAIAAFGIYVLAAYSVRRREREIVLRKLYGAGPAAIATLVAREFAALVGAGAVLGLPFAWVAIQRWLGAFTERAPIGAWTLVAALLVAGVVALVSTLRHALAAVRIRPASALRE is encoded by the coding sequence ATGAACCTGCGCGATTTCCGCATCGGCTGGCGCCTGCTCGTCAAGGAGCCCGCATATTCCGCAGTGGTGGTGCTCGGCCTCGCGGTCGGCATCGCCGTGTGCTTTTTGCTGCTCGGCTTCGTCCGGCACTCGTTCTCGTACGACGAGCACGTGCCGGAACGCGAGCGCGTGGTCCAGTTGCAGGAGCGCTGGAACCTCGCCCTGCTCGGCAACGACTGGGGCACGACCGCCAGCTTGCCCGCGCGCGACGCGGCGCTGGCCAGCGGCCAGAAGGTGCTCGCCACCGCCTTCCTCGACCGCGGCGTCAACGTACGCGCGGGCGGCCGGGCCCTTGCCTTCGGCGTCGCGCTGGTGGATCCCGACTTCGAGAAGATCTTCGCGCCGCGCGTCCTGGCGGGCGACCTGCACGCGGCCCTCACGCGGCCGGAGGCGCTGGCGCTGACGGCGGACACCGCCCTGAAGGTATTCGGCCGCGTCGACGTGGTCGGGCGCACGCTGCAGGGCGACGGCCAGACGTACGTGGTGGCGGCCGTCGTCGCCAACCCGCCGGCCGCCACCACGCTGCCTTACGAGGCACTGGCCGGCACGGGCGGCGTGATCCTGCCGCCCGACGCGCGCCGGTTCGCCGGGGTCGCCTGGGGCTTTTCGCCCGGCCGGGTCTACCTCAAGCTGCTGCCGGGCGCCGACGCCGGCGCGGTGCTGGACGCGCTGCGGCGCGGCCTGCGCGCATCGCCGCTCGTACAGCGCGACTATGCCCAGCAGGTCGCGGCGCTGGGCGGGCGCGACCTGATCGATTACCGGCTGCAGCCGATCGCCGACGTGTACCTCGCGCCCGACCTGAACGACCTGTTCGCGCCGCACGGCAACCGCCACGGCGTGATCGGGCTGGGTGCCGTCGCCGTGCTGGTGCTGCTGCTGGCCGCGACCAACTACGTCAACCTGGCCACCGTGCGCACCTTGGCGCGCCAGCGCGAGATCGCCGTGCGCAAGGTGCTGGGCGCGTCGGCGCCGGCCGTGGCGCGCCAGTTCCTGGCCGAGTCGGTGCTGGTCTGCCTGCTCGCGACGGTCCTCGGCCTGCTGCTGGCGTGGCTGCTGCTGCCGGTCTTTGCCGACCTGGTACAGCGCAAGCTGGACGGCATGTTCAACGTTGTGTCGCTAGCGGCGACGCTGGCATTGGGCGTACTGCTTGGCCTGGCCGCCGGCGCCTATCCCACCTGGTCGGCGCTGCGCGTGCGCGCCACCGCCGCCCTGGCCGGGCGCGGGTCGAGCGAGACCGCGCGCGGTTTGTGGATCCGGCGTACGCTGACGGCGCTGCAGTTCGGCGTCGCCATCGGCCTGACCGCCACGACGCTCGCCGTCGCGTGGCAGACGCGCTACGCCAGCACGCTCGATCCCGGCTTCGATACCGCGCCGCTCCTGATGTTCCCGGCCGCGAACGACATGCGCGATCCGCGCACGCGCGCCCTGCGCGACGCGATCGCGCGCCTGCCGGGTGTCGCGGGCGTGGCGGTCTCGCACTTGCCGTTCAGCGTCGGCCACAACATCGTCACCTTGCGCCGCGCCGGCGGCACGGCCACCGACATCAACCTGTACGCGGTGAGTCCCGAATTCTTCGACGTCTACGGCGTCAAACCGGTGGCCGGGCGCCTGTTTGCTCTCGCGTTCGACAAGTTCGGCGACGAGGACCGTGTGGTGATCAATGCGGCGGCCGCGCGCCAGCTCGGTTTTCCCACGCCGCGCGATGCGGTCGGGCAGATGGTGACCAATACGGCGGGCGACAACCGGCCGAAGCGGATCGTGGGTGTGGCGCCGGACCTGCGCCAGCGGTCGGCACGCGACGGCCAGCAGCCGAGTGTGTTCTTCCTGAACGATCGCGTGGGCGGGTTCACGGTCCGCTGCAGCGGGAACGTCGATGACGTCAGGCGCGCCATCGAAGCCCTGTGGCCGCGCTACTTCCCCAACGAGCCCGTGGACGTGGTGCGCATGCCAACGCTGATCACCGACATCTTCTACGCCGACGACCTGCGCCTGGCCAGGCTGCTGGCGGCGGCGAGCGCGATCGCGACGGCGATCGCCGCCTTCGGCATCTACGTGCTGGCCGCGTACAGCGTGCGCCGGCGCGAGCGGGAGATCGTGCTGCGCAAGCTGTATGGGGCCGGCCCCGCGGCGATCGCAACACTGGTGGCGCGCGAGTTCGCCGCGCTGGTCGGTGCCGGCGCGGTGCTGGGATTACCGTTCGCGTGGGTGGCGATCCAGCGCTGGCTGGGCGCCTTCACCGAGCGTGCGCCGATCGGCGCCTGGACGCTCGTCGCCGCGCTGCTGGTGGCGGGCGTGGTGGCGCTGGTGTCGACCCTGCGCCACGCACTGGCGGCGGTGCGGATCCGTCCCGCTAGCGCGCTGCGCGAATGA
- a CDS encoding FKBP-type peptidyl-prolyl cis-trans isomerase produces the protein MKLSFPLAAAFAALLSLSACGGGGDSGSTTPPVVNNPAALTKTDISIGTGAEAVNGARVQVNYTGWLYSAAAADFKGTKFDSSQPGKPFTFVIGAVGTNESVIPGFGQGVQGMKVGGKRTILIPSSLGYGAGGVPGAIPGNTGLVFEVELVKVCGSAAC, from the coding sequence ATGAAACTGTCCTTCCCGCTGGCCGCCGCCTTCGCCGCCCTCCTGAGCCTGTCCGCATGCGGCGGCGGTGGCGATTCGGGCAGCACCACCCCTCCCGTCGTCAACAATCCCGCCGCACTGACCAAGACCGACATCTCGATCGGTACGGGCGCCGAAGCCGTCAACGGTGCGCGCGTGCAGGTCAATTACACGGGCTGGCTGTACAGCGCCGCCGCCGCCGACTTCAAGGGCACCAAGTTCGACTCTTCGCAGCCCGGCAAGCCGTTCACCTTCGTCATCGGCGCCGTCGGCACCAACGAATCCGTGATTCCCGGCTTCGGCCAGGGCGTGCAGGGCATGAAGGTCGGCGGCAAGCGCACGATCCTGATCCCGAGCAGCCTGGGTTACGGCGCGGGCGGCGTGCCGGGCGCGATCCCGGGCAACACCGGCCTCGTGTTCGAAGTCGAACTGGTTAAAGTCTGCGGCAGCGCGGCCTGCTGA
- a CDS encoding potassium transporter Kup, translated as MTAEHKKSSLAGLTLAAVGIVYGDIGTSPLYTLKTIFDPVHGLALSTPNLLGIVSLIFWGLTMIVSLKYVTLVLRADNRGEGGIMALMALALNSVTRTSRWHYVLMVLGVFGATMFYGDSVITPAISVLGAIEGLEVATPGLEKYVVPLTIVVLVGLYSVQRHGTAGIGRWFGPIMVVWFVALAVMGVINIVQAPVILHALNPLHAFQFMLREKMIAFVALGAVVLAFTGAEALYADMGHFGKKPIRFAWFMVVFPALALNYLGQGGLLITHPEALENPFFHQLGSWSVLPLVLLSTMATVIASQATISGTFSMTRQAIALGLLPRMRVMHTSESEIGQIYIPAVNWLQLIVVLLAVVGFGSSDKLAGAYGIAVTATMFATTILTFFVIRYRWHLPLWLCFGATGFFMVMDIMLFSASTLKLLHGGWFPLLLGAVLLTIMLTWKRGRELVFENLEKHAIPLDDFLQSLFVAPPARVAGTAIFLRSETDGVPHALLHNLLHNKVLHERVVFLTVHIREEPYVPESEQVEVVPLGHNCYQLNVAYGFKDEANIPDILRLCAAKSLEFEMMETSFFIARQTVISVPGQGMMPWREHLYVAMQRNARTAADYYQIPTNRVIELGTQVEI; from the coding sequence TTGACGGCAGAACATAAGAAAAGCAGCCTGGCAGGGCTGACGCTGGCGGCGGTCGGTATCGTCTACGGCGACATCGGCACCAGTCCGCTGTACACGCTCAAGACCATCTTCGATCCCGTCCACGGCCTGGCCCTGAGCACGCCGAACCTGCTGGGCATCGTGTCCCTGATCTTCTGGGGCCTGACGATGATCGTCTCGCTCAAATACGTCACGCTGGTGCTGCGCGCCGACAACCGCGGCGAGGGCGGCATCATGGCCCTGATGGCGCTCGCGCTGAACTCCGTCACGCGCACGTCGCGCTGGCACTACGTGCTGATGGTGCTGGGCGTGTTCGGCGCCACCATGTTCTACGGCGACAGCGTGATCACGCCGGCGATCTCCGTGCTGGGCGCGATCGAAGGTCTCGAAGTGGCCACGCCCGGTCTGGAAAAATACGTCGTGCCGCTGACGATCGTCGTGCTGGTGGGGCTGTACAGCGTGCAGCGCCACGGCACGGCCGGCATCGGCCGCTGGTTCGGCCCGATCATGGTCGTGTGGTTCGTGGCGCTGGCCGTCATGGGCGTCATCAACATCGTGCAGGCGCCCGTGATCCTGCATGCGCTGAACCCGCTGCACGCGTTCCAGTTCATGCTGCGCGAGAAAATGATCGCGTTCGTCGCGCTGGGTGCCGTCGTGCTGGCGTTCACCGGCGCCGAGGCGCTGTACGCGGACATGGGCCACTTCGGCAAGAAGCCGATCCGCTTCGCCTGGTTCATGGTCGTGTTCCCCGCGCTGGCCCTGAACTACCTGGGCCAGGGTGGCCTCCTGATCACGCATCCGGAAGCGCTCGAGAACCCGTTCTTCCACCAGCTGGGCAGCTGGAGCGTGCTGCCGCTCGTGCTGCTGTCGACGATGGCGACCGTGATCGCGTCGCAGGCCACGATCTCCGGCACGTTCTCGATGACGCGGCAAGCGATCGCACTGGGCCTGTTGCCGCGCATGCGCGTGATGCACACGTCGGAGAGCGAGATCGGCCAGATCTATATCCCGGCCGTGAACTGGCTGCAGCTGATCGTCGTGCTGCTGGCGGTCGTCGGCTTCGGTTCGTCGGACAAGCTGGCCGGCGCCTACGGCATCGCGGTGACGGCGACCATGTTCGCGACGACGATCCTGACGTTCTTCGTGATCCGTTACCGCTGGCACCTGCCGCTGTGGCTCTGCTTCGGCGCCACCGGCTTCTTCATGGTGATGGACATCATGCTGTTCTCGGCGAGCACCCTGAAGCTGCTGCACGGCGGCTGGTTCCCGCTGCTGCTCGGCGCGGTCCTGCTGACGATCATGCTGACCTGGAAGCGCGGCCGCGAACTGGTGTTCGAGAACCTGGAAAAGCACGCGATCCCGCTCGACGACTTCCTCCAGTCGCTGTTCGTGGCACCGCCCGCGCGCGTGGCCGGCACCGCCATCTTCCTGCGCAGCGAAACGGACGGCGTGCCGCACGCGCTGCTGCACAACCTCCTGCACAACAAGGTGCTGCACGAGCGCGTCGTGTTCCTCACCGTGCACATTCGCGAAGAGCCGTACGTGCCCGAAAGCGAGCAGGTCGAGGTCGTCCCGCTGGGCCACAACTGCTACCAGCTGAACGTGGCCTATGGCTTCAAGGACGAGGCCAACATCCCGGACATCCTGCGCCTGTGCGCCGCCAAGAGCCTCGAATTCGAGATGATGGAGACGTCGTTCTTCATCGCGCGCCAGACCGTGATCTCGGTGCCGGGGCAGGGCATGATGCCGTGGAGGGAGCACCTGTACGTCGCGATGCAGCGCAACGCCCGCACGGCCGCGGATTATTATCAAATCCCGACCAACCGCGTGATCGAGCTGGGCACCCAGGTCGAGATCTGA